In the Aquimarina spinulae genome, TGATGATTTAAAAATGGGAAGTCATGGTCCCGATGATTATTTGAGAAATGAATATGTAGAAACCATAAACGGAGAAGATGTTGTTATACAAAATGCTGATCCTGAAAAACAAGTGTTTACTGGGTATGATCAGATTAATTTGTTGCAGAAAATTCGTTTTATGCCTAACGAAAAATGGGATTTTAATGCCAATCTTCTCTATACAGAGACATCTGATTATCCGCGTTATGATCGCTTGATTAGAAAGAGAGATGGAAATTTAAGATCTGCCGAGTGGTTTTATGGACCACAACTCTGGTTTATGGGTAACCTACAAGTATCACATAAATCAAAAAGCAAGCTGTATGATAAAATGAAAATCACTGCAGCATATCAATATTTTGAAGAAAGTAGAAACGATCGCAATTTTGGTAGTGATATTTTAGAAAGTACCCAAGAACAGGTAGATGCTTACTCATTAAACTGGGATTTTGAAAGAAAATTTAACGATAAGACTACTCTGTATTATGGGTTAGAGTATGTATTAAATCAAGTGTATTCTGATGGGTCTGAACGTAATATTACTACTAATGTTATAGAAGACGCACCCTCTAGATACCCCGATGGATCTACCTGGCAATCGATAGCAGCATATCTAAGTATAAAGCATAAGTTAAGCGAAAAACTGAGGTTTCAAGGTGGATTACGATATAATAGAATCATCCTATATTCTGAATTTGATGACAAATTTTTTGATTTTCCATTTACAGAAGCAAATATCGATACCGAAGCCTTGACAGGTACTGCGGGATTAAGTTGGTTTCCTAATAATATGATACAATGGAAATTGAATTTCTCTACAGCCTTTAGAGCACCTAATATTGATGATGTTGGTAAGATTTTTGATTCAGAACCAGGTTCTGTTGTAGTGCCGAATCCAGACATAAAATCTGAATATGCATATAATGGTGAAATAGGAGTAAAATTAAATTTTGATAAAAATTTATCAATAGATCTGTCGACGTATTATACATATCTTGAAGATGCATTAATACGAAGAGACTATAATTTAAATGGGCAAACAGAAATCGATTTTGGTGGAGAACTAAGTAACGTACAAGCTATTCAGAATGCAGCAAACGCCAGAGTATACGGCTTTGAAGCTGGATTAGAATATAGGTTTTTTGAAAATTTTAAACTAATATCTAAGTATACTTTTGTTGGAGGAGAAGAAGAATCTGATGATGGTACTACTGCATCTTCAAGACACGTTTCTCCTCAGTTTGGAACTACTCAAGTAAGTTATATGTTGCCTAAATTTAAAATTGACGCTTTTGCAGTGTATAATGGAGAATTTAGTTATGAAGACCTGGCTCCTTCTCAGCAAAACAATGATTTCTTATATGCCAAAGATCAAGATGGTAATCCATATTCTCCATCTTGGTATACATTTAATCTTAGAACACAATACCAAGTAACAAAAAATATAAAAGGGATATTATCGATAGAAAATATTACCGATCAACGATACCGTCCTTACTCTTCTGGTATAGCTGGTGCAGGAAGAAATTTTATTCTATCGGTAAAATATACGCTTTAACATCATAGAATAGAAATCTGAAGAATACGTTATTCATATTTGATATCGATGGAACACTTACAGATAGTGTGCCTATGTATTTGATTTCGGTTACTAACTCGTTATTGGCATTAGGGATTTCTAATATAGATACCGATTATGACAGGTATAAACATCATACCGATAGTTATGCATTGAGATATAACTACGAGCGCAATTTTAAGAAAGCCTTTCCCAAAGAACTATTAGATGATTTTGAAATCGATTTGGTTGATCAAATGGGAATGTTTGATCCCGTAAAAGAAATTGATGGTGCCAAATCATTAATTCGGTTTTTTAAAGATAGTAACATTCCTTTTTGTTTTGCAACAGGCGCATTACCAAAACCTGCAATGATCAAATTAGATCAATGTGATATCTGGTATGATGAAAAACTATTGGCAACTTCAAAAACGCACGAGTCGAGAGAAGGTTTTGTTTTAGAAGCTATAGAAAGATCAAAGATGTATTATGGTAAAGAAAATTTTGACCGTATCGTATCAATAGGGGATGGTGTTTGGGATTTAAAAACAGCCCAAAACTTATCTCTTGATTTTGTGGGTATAGGAGATAAAAACAGGGCAAAACTTCTGGAAAACGGAGCTAAACATTGCTTTTCTACCCTGTCAGCATTCAAAAAATCACTGATCTAATTTTTAGAAGCTCTTAGTTTTTGCATTAATGCAGTATCAAATCCTTCTTTAAGCTTAGTGATTTCGGCTACATTTTCGTTAGGGATAGCAATAGATAATACATAATGCTTTATTTTCCAGCCATTAGCTGTTTTTTGAATGACACCGCTACCACGACAAATCCCCATTTGAGTATCTAATAGCTCATCAAACCAGGCAATATCGCTTTCCTTTTGCACAAAAATATTTCTTTCAAGAGTAGAAAAACTCCAGGCTTTTCCTTTATCAAAATAGGGTTTAGCAAAGGCTTTAAATTCGCTGCTATTCCAATTTTCTGTAGCGTCGGTTCCTATAAAAATAGCATCTTCGGTCATAAGGCCAAAATAAGCTTCAAAATTGGCATCGGCTGCAGCTTTGTGCCATTGCTCAAGAGCAGTATTAATTTCAGTGTTTTGTTGTGCAAAACAAAAACTATAGACGAATAGTAGTAAAAATAGGATTGACTTTTGCATACGTTTAATGTTTAATTAGTTCTCTTAAAAGCTCTTTTTCAATATTTTCTGGAATAGCTAATGACAATTCATTTAATTGTATGATCAAACTATTATAAGCTTTAATTAACCTTGTATTAGCTTCCATAACCATATCCGAATCTTTATTTTTCTTTTCAGAAAGTAATTTTAGTAAACCTGTTTCAGTAGATAGAACACTAATTCGAGAGTTAATAGTGTTTATCTTTAAGTCTTCAGAAAGGTTTTCTTTAAATGTACTTACTAGAAAATCTATACTATCAACATGTTTGTTTACGTAGAAAGCATTCTCATTGCGTAGTACAGTTATAAAACTTCTGAGGTTTTGAAAATCTTCAAAAATTTCAAGACTTCTTTCAGCTTCCGGAGAAAGTTTCAGAAGGTTTAATTTAATTTTTTCTTTAGAAAGACTATCAAGTTTAGCAACGGGGGCTTTTCCTTGTATATTGGTAGTTTTTTCACTTTGACATCCAAAACAAAGTAATGTAATCCCTAAAAAGAAAAATAGCCGCATTATATATTTTTTAATAAGAACTCAAAAATAGGGTATTTATGTCAAAATGATAGTAAAGTGATCACCAAATAGAATAGATATTAAAATTTGTACACTTGTTTATACCTCTTATGTATTTTATTTCTTGAGTATCTTAAAACGTACTGGATTAGTGTTTTTTTAATCCTTTTTTCACATCAGAATATCCATATATAAAAGGAATATTAAAATTTTTATTATCAATTATTTTCAATAGTCTAACGAATTCTAATTAGATCCTTATGAATTCTAAATAGAGCTACATTTTAGAAGGTACATAAGTTACTTTTGCGATGATTTTTTTTATTTAAACTAACACAAACACAAATCACTTATCTAAACCTCATGATCATGAAAAATTTAAACTTTAATGAGAGGATGTTTTCTGGCATATTTAAAAAGACATATATAATAGTCTTTTTATTGATTCTTTCTTTTTCTTCTTTTGCACAAAATAAGAAAGAAGTTGTTATAGGAACTGTAAACAGCTTCTCAGAATCAGTATTTTCGAATAAGTCAAGAAATACCAATTTTATTATTAAACTATCCGATAAAGAATCATACAATCTTAAGATTAATGTTAAAAAAAATATTGTAGATGGGTATTTTGTAACCGGTAATGTTTTGATTAACAATACTAAATCTACTGCTACAACAGAGCCTGTTTTTAGTTTTACTAAAAACGATGGAAAAATATCTGGAGAGATTATCTTTTATGATCAGAAAAAAGCATTTAAGATTTCTACCAATGATCATGGAGAAGTACTAGCGAGTAATCAAAATATTCATAGTATACTATGCGTAGATTTCGAACAAGAAAAAGCTGCTGTTAATGATGATTCTGGTGTAATTATCCCACAGAAAGCACAAATACAATTAGAGAGTCTTCCCGGAGCATCTCATGTTATCTATCTTGATTTTGATGGAGAAGTAGTGTCTGGAACTCGTTGGGCTGGGGGTAGAACTATTAATGCTCAACCAGCAGGATTTAGTGATGAAAAAATTCTTGCAGTATGGAGGATTATGGTAGATGATTTTAATCCTTTTAACATAAACGTGACGACCAGAAGAGATGTATTTGATGCTACTCCAAAAAACCAAAGAATGATGGCGATATTTACGCCTACAAATGATGCAGCTCCCGGGTCTGGAGGAGTAGCGTATCTAAATTCTTTTAGTTGGAATTCTGACGATCCATGTTGGGTGTTTAACCTGGGAACAAGAACAGCCGGAGAAACAGGGTCTCACGAGGTAGGACATACTTTGGGATTAGGACACGATGGAACAAGATCTGGAACCACATATTATTCAGGACATGGGCAGTGGAGCCCAATTATGGGTTGGAGTGCTAATAAAACATTAGGGCATTGGAGTAAAGGAGAATATAATAATGCCAATAATACTGAGAATGATTTAGCAATTATTTCAAATTCTAGAAATGGTTTCGGGTATAAAAAAGATGATCATGGAAATACTATAAATAATGCTACAGAATTAGTATCCGATACTAATGGAAATGTATCTAAAGCAGATAACGAAGGA is a window encoding:
- a CDS encoding TonB-dependent receptor, yielding MRLFIFLLLTMFFALPGNAQKITIFSTANNQPIPNVAIYNKIKSKSAITDFDGVADISAFSDTEILYFTHISHLGISIIKSKIPKSRSVYLKPDENQLSEVVISVSKWEQEQKEVTQKIVSISSNDIELSMPQTSADLLQSSGQVFIQKSQLGGGSPIIRGFSTNRLLLTVDGVRMNTAIFRGGNVQNVISVDPFTVDRTEVILGPGSVVYGSDAVGGVMNFYTAQPKFAVNSKNKLSGNALIRYASASNEKTGHVDFNIGLEKWAFLTSASYTDFDDLKMGSHGPDDYLRNEYVETINGEDVVIQNADPEKQVFTGYDQINLLQKIRFMPNEKWDFNANLLYTETSDYPRYDRLIRKRDGNLRSAEWFYGPQLWFMGNLQVSHKSKSKLYDKMKITAAYQYFEESRNDRNFGSDILESTQEQVDAYSLNWDFERKFNDKTTLYYGLEYVLNQVYSDGSERNITTNVIEDAPSRYPDGSTWQSIAAYLSIKHKLSEKLRFQGGLRYNRIILYSEFDDKFFDFPFTEANIDTEALTGTAGLSWFPNNMIQWKLNFSTAFRAPNIDDVGKIFDSEPGSVVVPNPDIKSEYAYNGEIGVKLNFDKNLSIDLSTYYTYLEDALIRRDYNLNGQTEIDFGGELSNVQAIQNAANARVYGFEAGLEYRFFENFKLISKYTFVGGEEESDDGTTASSRHVSPQFGTTQVSYMLPKFKIDAFAVYNGEFSYEDLAPSQQNNDFLYAKDQDGNPYSPSWYTFNLRTQYQVTKNIKGILSIENITDQRYRPYSSGIAGAGRNFILSVKYTL
- a CDS encoding HAD family hydrolase, which gives rise to MFDIDGTLTDSVPMYLISVTNSLLALGISNIDTDYDRYKHHTDSYALRYNYERNFKKAFPKELLDDFEIDLVDQMGMFDPVKEIDGAKSLIRFFKDSNIPFCFATGALPKPAMIKLDQCDIWYDEKLLATSKTHESREGFVLEAIERSKMYYGKENFDRIVSIGDGVWDLKTAQNLSLDFVGIGDKNRAKLLENGAKHCFSTLSAFKKSLI
- a CDS encoding nuclear transport factor 2 family protein, whose translation is MQKSILFLLLFVYSFCFAQQNTEINTALEQWHKAAADANFEAYFGLMTEDAIFIGTDATENWNSSEFKAFAKPYFDKGKAWSFSTLERNIFVQKESDIAWFDELLDTQMGICRGSGVIQKTANGWKIKHYVLSIAIPNENVAEITKLKEGFDTALMQKLRASKN